From the Vibrio alginolyticus NBRC 15630 = ATCC 17749 genome, one window contains:
- the cydC gene encoding heme ABC transporter ATP-binding protein/permease CydC, whose amino-acid sequence MRDLLPYLKLYKKHWFGLSLGMLLAFLTLAASIGLLTLSGWFISAAAVAGLTVARETFNYMLPGAGVRGAAMARTAGRWGERVVSHNATFKLLTDLRIFFFKKLAPLIPGRVSTMRDADLLNRLVADVDAMDHVYLRLISPVVIGIFGILSLTAVLAFFDWHLALLLGSILTVMLFVWPVLFYKLGKNNGENLTHHKAQLRVATLDWLQGYSELSIFGAEERYRNLILEKQKQLLSNQFVNANLTGMASGLLMLVNGITLVVMLWFAADGVGGRAPDPWIALFAFATMASFEILMPIAGAFQYLGQTLTSARRLNEVILAEPDVVFPEQSKHKDTTLDIEFDNIDFTYPDGQQKVLKDLSLSLPLGTKTAIVGQTGSGKSTLIQLLCRYWDVNQGEVRIGGTKLQDWSESDLRSAMTVVSQRVDVLNGTLRDNLLMAAPDASDEQLSTILQKVELGGLLEEPGLDAWLGDGGRQLSGGEKRRIGIARALLRDAPILLLDEPTEGLDKRTEQKVMALFNEHFANKTVVFITHRLIELESMDSICLMEQGEIIEQGDHPTLLAQKGRYYQLLQSL is encoded by the coding sequence ATGCGTGATTTACTCCCTTATCTAAAACTCTATAAAAAACACTGGTTTGGTCTTTCGCTAGGTATGCTACTGGCATTTCTGACCTTAGCGGCGTCTATTGGCTTATTAACGCTATCAGGTTGGTTTATTTCAGCCGCAGCGGTGGCAGGCTTGACGGTTGCTCGTGAGACCTTCAACTACATGTTACCAGGTGCCGGGGTACGCGGCGCTGCAATGGCTCGAACCGCAGGTCGATGGGGAGAACGTGTCGTTAGCCACAATGCAACGTTCAAGCTGCTTACCGATCTACGTATCTTCTTCTTTAAGAAACTTGCACCACTGATTCCGGGTCGTGTTTCTACGATGCGTGATGCCGATCTGCTCAACCGCTTAGTAGCGGACGTAGATGCGATGGATCACGTATACCTTCGACTTATCAGCCCTGTCGTGATTGGTATTTTTGGCATATTGAGTTTAACGGCTGTCCTGGCGTTCTTTGATTGGCATCTCGCCCTACTGCTTGGCTCGATTCTTACCGTCATGTTGTTTGTATGGCCAGTGCTGTTCTATAAACTGGGTAAAAATAATGGCGAGAATCTCACTCATCATAAAGCGCAATTGCGAGTGGCGACACTGGACTGGCTTCAAGGCTACAGCGAACTGAGTATCTTTGGAGCAGAAGAACGTTATCGTAATCTCATTCTAGAGAAGCAGAAGCAGTTGCTGTCTAACCAATTTGTGAACGCGAACTTAACGGGCATGGCTTCAGGCCTGCTTATGCTGGTGAACGGCATTACACTGGTTGTGATGCTTTGGTTTGCTGCAGACGGCGTAGGTGGTCGTGCTCCTGATCCTTGGATTGCGCTGTTTGCGTTTGCAACCATGGCGAGCTTTGAGATTCTGATGCCTATCGCAGGCGCATTCCAGTATCTCGGTCAAACGTTGACCTCTGCTCGTCGTTTAAATGAAGTAATTTTGGCTGAACCTGACGTTGTCTTCCCTGAGCAGTCGAAACATAAAGACACAACGTTAGACATTGAATTCGACAACATAGATTTTACTTACCCTGACGGTCAGCAAAAGGTGCTGAAAGACTTGTCACTCTCACTACCGTTGGGCACTAAAACTGCAATTGTAGGTCAAACAGGTTCAGGTAAATCAACACTGATTCAGCTTCTTTGCCGCTACTGGGATGTTAACCAAGGTGAAGTTCGAATCGGTGGTACAAAACTGCAAGATTGGAGCGAGTCGGACCTGCGATCAGCAATGACTGTGGTCAGTCAACGCGTAGATGTACTAAACGGGACACTACGTGACAACTTACTCATGGCCGCTCCGGATGCAAGTGATGAGCAACTGTCTACTATTTTACAAAAAGTCGAGCTTGGCGGGCTTCTTGAAGAGCCGGGGTTAGACGCTTGGTTAGGCGACGGCGGTCGTCAGTTATCTGGTGGTGAGAAACGTCGAATCGGTATTGCTCGAGCATTGCTACGTGATGCCCCAATCCTACTCTTAGATGAACCGACTGAAGGCCTCGATAAGCGTACGGAACAAAAAGTGATGGCGCTTTTCAATGAACACTTTGCTAATAAGACAGTAGTATTCATTACACACCGACTGATAGAGCTAGAAAGTATGGATAGCATCTGTTTGATGGAACAAGGTGAGATCATCGAACAAGGCGACCATCCAACGCTACTCGCTCAAAAAGGTCGTTACTACCAGCTATTACAATCTCTATAA
- a CDS encoding D-serine ammonia-lyase: protein MTKANIEALTKQFPLLAALIDLEEVCWFNPHITSLEEGLPHVGLDEKDIQAASERLTRFAPYLMKAFPETETSRGVIESAVVDIPNMKVRLEQQYGTPILGHLMLKKDSHLPISGSIKARGGIYEVLTHAEKLAFDAGLLCESDDYSKLFSNEFRQFFKQYSIAVGSTGNLGMSIGIMSAKLGFSVSVHMSADAREWKKNKLRSHGVNVVEHQEDYGIAVEQGRKEAEKDPNCFFIDDENSRTLFLGYSVAGERLKQQFDDLGIVVDEHHPLFVYLPCGVGGGPGGVAFGLKVAFGEHVHCIFAEPTHSPCMLLGVHTGLHDDISVQDLGIDNITAADGLAVGRASGFVGRAMERLLDGFYTIDDARMYHHLGQLSELEGINLEPSALAGMIGAVHVSNNHAYQSRMKFDEEKLKNATHLVWATGGGMVPKDEMAAYLKKSGR, encoded by the coding sequence ATGACCAAGGCAAATATTGAAGCGCTGACTAAGCAGTTCCCACTCTTGGCAGCACTTATTGATCTTGAAGAGGTTTGTTGGTTTAACCCCCATATCACTTCCTTGGAGGAAGGCTTACCTCATGTCGGGTTAGATGAAAAAGATATTCAAGCGGCGAGTGAACGGCTAACACGATTTGCGCCTTATTTGATGAAAGCGTTTCCCGAAACGGAAACGTCGCGTGGCGTTATTGAGTCCGCAGTGGTGGATATTCCCAATATGAAAGTGCGTTTGGAGCAGCAATACGGCACGCCAATATTGGGCCATTTAATGCTCAAAAAAGACAGTCATTTGCCAATTTCTGGTTCGATCAAAGCGAGAGGTGGTATTTATGAAGTGCTCACTCATGCAGAAAAGTTGGCGTTTGATGCCGGCTTGCTCTGTGAAAGCGATGATTACAGCAAATTGTTCAGCAATGAGTTTCGGCAGTTTTTTAAGCAGTACAGTATTGCGGTTGGCTCAACCGGCAATCTTGGTATGTCCATCGGCATCATGAGTGCGAAGCTGGGTTTTTCAGTTTCAGTCCACATGTCTGCGGATGCGCGGGAATGGAAGAAAAATAAGCTCCGGTCACATGGTGTTAATGTCGTAGAGCACCAAGAAGATTATGGTATTGCTGTCGAGCAAGGTCGTAAAGAGGCAGAAAAAGATCCCAACTGTTTCTTTATCGATGATGAAAACTCACGGACGCTGTTTCTAGGTTACTCTGTTGCGGGTGAGCGTCTTAAGCAGCAGTTTGATGACTTGGGAATCGTTGTTGATGAGCATCATCCATTGTTTGTTTATCTTCCTTGTGGTGTTGGCGGTGGACCTGGTGGGGTGGCATTTGGCTTGAAGGTAGCATTTGGCGAGCATGTCCACTGTATTTTCGCAGAGCCAACGCACTCACCGTGCATGCTGTTGGGCGTACATACAGGCTTGCATGACGATATTTCGGTACAAGATTTGGGTATCGATAACATCACCGCCGCTGATGGTTTGGCAGTCGGGCGTGCCTCGGGATTTGTCGGAAGAGCGATGGAAAGGCTACTTGATGGTTTTTACACCATTGATGACGCTCGTATGTATCACCACTTGGGTCAGTTAAGTGAACTGGAAGGTATTAATCTAGAGCCTTCTGCATTAGCCGGTATGATTGGTGCAGTGCACGTCTCGAATAACCATGCTTACCAGTCTCGAATGAAATTTGACGAAGAAAAACTCAAAAACGCAACACATCTTGTTTGGGCAACAGGTGGGGGCATGGTTCCGAAAGATGAAATGGCGGCTTATCTCAAAAAATCTGGTCGGTAA